Sequence from the Mixophyes fleayi isolate aMixFle1 chromosome 4, aMixFle1.hap1, whole genome shotgun sequence genome:
taacccagctcctgagtgtcttattactcctgtaacattttattacagtaacccagctcctgagtgtcttattacccctgtaacatcttattacagtaacccagctcctgagtgtcttattacccctgtaacatcttattatagtaacccagctcctgagtgtcttattacccctgtaacatcttattacagtaacccagctcctgagtcttattacccctgtaacatcttattacagtaacccagctcctgagtcttattacccctgtaacatcttattacagtaacccagctcctgagtgtcttattacccctgtaacatcttattacagtaacccagctcctgagtgtcttatacCCCTGTAACACTTTCTCTTTCAGGTACCAATACCCCGTCTTGTGGTACTTATCATGACTGTCACATACACGGCTCGTGTGGCTAATGCCCGCTTTGGAGGCTTCTATAAGCTGTTGTTACTATGGAGAGGGAGCATCTACAAGCTGCTGTACAAGGAGTTCATAGTATTTTGTATCCTGTTCCTGGCCCTCAGTATTACATACAGGTAAGATGCTGGTGGGAGTCGCAGGATGGATTGGCATCATTAGTGCAGTTGCAGAGAGGATGCCCAGTTTAGTGCTGGCAGTATAGGAGATGAAAGCAGTTGTGTGGGATACAGGTGGCCGCTGGGAGTGTGACATTGGAGAAACTAGCAGTGGAATTAGACTAATTGACATTACACGGGCTGATTTACAGTAGTTCGAAAGTAGGGTTAAACCTCCCCAAAAAATGAACCAGTGTTGTAGTTGGGCTGGTTACCGttaaagcagtggtacaaccaGAGATAGGCAATGCCCGGCTTGGGCACAAGCAGATACACAGCATGgtcataatgataataatatcatTATTCATAATAGTGAAACCAGCCCTAATATGCACAGGGTAGAAGGCCCTAGAGGAATTTGACCCACAAGAAAACGCCCCAGGGCCGGCCAGTCAGGTGCTGGGTATCGATTGGGCTCATCTTGATACCCCTGGGACATTGAGTGCCAGGGCAGGTGTTCTAGTAAGATGaaatactattgtggaactacaagtaccagcaaggCCTAGCAGCCAGTGGGGATCCTATTATTTCCTGAAGGCCAGTCTGCATTGTGTTGACGTCTTTCTTGATCGCCTAGGTTGCTTCTCACGGAGGATCAGAGGCTCTGCTTTGAGAAAGTGTCTCTGTACTGCAACAACTACGCTAATCTCATCCCTGTGTCCTTCGTGCTAGGTGAGAGccgctggccacacccactttcctgaccacacccactttcctgaccacacccactttcctgaccacacccactttcccTGGCCCCGTCCCTGTTTTTATCTCTCTGTTACACAAAGACTTCCCTTAATACAGGTGGAATGAAAATTGAACCTGCCGAAGGAGATGAAAGTGTCTCCTATATaagggaggcagccattttgttggttgaaCCAACAATTAGCCTATCCTTTCCCTACAAtctagtgacctcactgaggcatgaggcatgtgATGTCACTAGGTGGTGAATTGATAATCTGTGGGTTATCTAGTGGGTTGACCTCTCTGTGCCTGGGCCCTCGTATCTCCTTCCCCTCTCACCTGTCTTGTACCCACTCTCTGACCCGCTCATTACCCTACAGGTTTCTACGTCACGCTGGTGGTGAACCGGTGGTGGCACCAGTACCTCTCCATGCCGCTGCCAGACAGGGTCATGTGCGCCATCTCTGCCACGGTGCAAGGATCGGATGAGCGGGGGAGGATGTACCGGCGGACACTGATGCGTTACTGCAGCCTCTCCGGGCTGCTCATCCTCCGCTCTGTCAGCACTGCAGCCTTCAAGAGGTTTCCGACCATAGACCACGTGGTGGAGGCTGgtgagctatgtgacatggagtctgctcctcccaccacagggtgacacaggatggagctatgtgacatggagtctgctcctcccaccacagggtgacacaggaTGGGGCTATGTGACATggggtctgtccctcccaccacagggtgacacagacaggagggagctatgtaacatggagtctgtccctcccaccacagggtgacacagacaggagggagctatgtgacatggggtctgtccctcccacctcagggtgacacagacaggagggagctatgtgacatggggtCTGTCCcacccaccacagggtgacacaggaTGGGCCTATGTGACATGGGGTCTGTCCCTCTCACCATAGGGTGACAAAGGATGGGGTTACGTGACATGGGGTGTTATATAGACAGGAGGGTGACTGGAGGTCTCTGTTACATACATTTGGTAAGATATTTTTATTTGCAGGGTTCATGACTCGCCATGAGAGGAAGAAGTTTGAGAATCTCCGCTCCTCCTATAACAAGTACTGGGTTCCGTGTGTGTGGTTCTGTAGTCTGGCGGCTCAGGCCCGGAAGGAGGGCAGAGTTCTTGATGACCACGCATATAAAATGCTCATAGAGGTGAGTTTAATGAGAAACGATCTGCCGGCTCCTGGTCAATGTTTAATGAagaaatatatattctttttgaAATTCCTCTGAAGACTATAGATTTGACCCTATTGATATCTTGCAGGACCCCTGTCCTGTTACTAGTGAACATAATGTACTTAATGTGCACCCAGAGCTGCTAAATCTTAATACGTTATTACCACCTAATCTGGTATATCGTAATATTCACCAcatttaaaatggctgcagagagGAAGGTGTGTGAGTGAGAGGACCAATCAGGAGCCACAATCTCTCTCTATAATCGCAGGTTTTGATTAGTCCTTCCACTCACAGCCCCCTCAGTAGCGTCCTATTGCGCTGTGAGACCAACCGTGTAGCCTCACAATAACTGGCTGCATGACGCAGGATAGATGGAATGGCACCCAGGGTACagtgaattattattaatttctttTATATAAGGCATAATGCTATGTCATGAATATTTTTGCCAAACAAAGTAAAAGCAGCATCTACAATACTAGAAAAGGGGCTCATGGAttgcaaaaaggtctaaaaatgtatgcaaattcaAATTCATGGGTGTAACAGGAGGATCTGTGTCTCTGCTCCAGTGTGAACCTAGTATTGGCTGGTAAGCAGCAGTATGGTGCCACCTTGTGGCTGTTCAAGCACATCACATTTTGATTAAGACTAAAgtaccatcaacatttatttatatagcgccagcaaattccgtaacgaaGTACCAGCTACAGAACTGAAATTACCTTTTGACCATTGCCTGTGATGTGATGTTCTTCATGTCTTTGGGTGGGACTGAAAGAGCAAACAGTATATAGAAAACGTCAGGATGTTTAACTGTCGTTTACTGTAGGTCCTAGGTGCAGGTAAGTGTTTAATTGGGCATTCTATTGAAATGGTTAGTAGTTTAAAGGAAGTGTTTGTTTTGTAGGGGATTTGCTGTGTGGTCAACTTGATGATTGCCAAGTTTAACCATAATTTGTCTACAGGGGGCTGAATTGGAGGCTGTGATAGATTATCAGCAAgaaattactatatatatatatatatatatatatatatatatatatatatatatatatatatattattctgcaGCTGTCGTCTTCTCCCTCTCTGTTTCTAGGAACTAAATGCTTTCCGTGGGAACTGTGGCATGCTCTTTCACTATGATTGGATCAGTATCCCACTGGTCTACACTCAGGTAAGGAACACCTTGTTCACACCTAGTGTTCAAAAGATATCCCTAAATGTCTCAGATGGTGTATTTGTTATTGTCGTACCACAGGGTTTTCAAATGTGTTCCCAGTACATACATTACCTGATGTGTAAATAGAGCATTACCTAATTATCGGATACCAGAGTGATGATCTTCTTAGAGAACGGTACCTTGGGGGCGTAGCTTAATAGCAAGGGTATtattgggggtgtggccatgcccagAAGTATGAGCTGGCAGACATAACGCAGTATGTTTGCTTATACCCTGTATGGAGAGAAtaacataaaatatgtaaaatggcTTGGCATATGCAGTGTTTGTGGTTAGTGCCTAGGGTCCATCTTGCCTTGTGTTCAACACCATGGTGAATGCAGCTTTAAAATCACTTAGAACAGGGATCAGTAATCCCTATGGTGAAGTGCACACACATACCGAATGCTGCATAGTCCATAACTGCTTCTTTCTGTATTTTCTTGCTTCCATGGTCCATCTAGTAGCCACTATATTCACAGGGATCAGTCTTCCCTATTCCAAGTCACGTCAAAGCTGCGTTCACCGTGCCAATAACTTCAGATCTAACTGGCTGGAACTTGACCTGTGTGTACTCAGCTTACGAAGTGTTATCATCATTCCAGTACGAACACAAAGATTTCAAATGTTAATTGTAGAGTTTGTGAATGGACATTTGGAAGTTTGTAGTATAGACAGTCAGTCTGTCTCCTCTCGTCTCTCCCGGTCAGGTGGTGACCATCGCCGTGTACAGCTACTTTTTGACTTGTCTAATTGGACGACAGTTTCTAGACCCTTCCAAGGGCTACAAGGGCCATGACCTGGACCTCTACATCCCCATCTTCACCCTGCTTCAGTTCTTCTTCTACGCCGGCTGGCTTAAGGTAGGAACAGAGCCATTTATGTGCTAGGGAGACCAAAAAGAAAACCCCTTTCGGCCCATGTTGAAACTCTCATcgtaaccccctccccccaagtgTGATGAATCTGTTCTGCTGCGATGGTCTCCCTTAAGGTGAATGGTACTATGTGGACAGGGGATCCATGACTTGGACCCTTCACAAATATATGATGGAGCACATCTTCTGAATGGACCATCCATGAATTATTTTGCAGTGACTACACCTGGGAGGTGGTTCAATCCCTGACCAGCACCAGTAAATACACTGTGTGATATATCTGTGGGCCGTGCCTAGATCCTACTAACGTTCCTCCTCTCGCCTTACAGGTGGCGGAGCAGCTGATTAACCCCTTTGGTGAGGATGACGATGACTTTGAAACCAATTTCTTGATCGACAGGAATTTCCAGGTAACAGAGACTTTGCCCAGAAATACTGTATAACTGGAGTCCTTCAAGGGGGGCCTGGCCGCTCACTGGTGATGGAAATGTAGTAATATTCGTCATGTTGGTGACATTTGTCTGTTAATCCTCGTCTCCGCCAATCATGTAGCTGCTGGTTACCTGGGATGTCCAACCTGTTCTCCTTTAAGTCTATTGAAACGCCTCATCCAATTGCCACTTTCTATAGTCATTGATAGCAGGAGGAAGAGCAATGTGATACAGACACCGATCACCTGCACTTCCTCCTCCACTGACTATAATAGGGGAATGTTGACTGACAGCACAAATAGAATACAGGAGAGAAAGCAAATATCCCTATATTATCTGATACCTTAATCTATTCTCCATCACTGCGCTGATAATGTAATGGCTGCAGGAGGAAGCTCTGGTGATTGATATCATTCTTGGCCTCCTCTGCCATCAAACACTGTGGGGAGTGGTGTTTGGTGAAGATATTGGAAGATGAGAAACGGGCTGGAGGCCTATAGAATTGGTGGTGACTAGACCTTGTCCTAGGCAGTAATGTACCCTAGATCATTGGCTATGGCAGCAACCGTGTTTCAACATTAAGTTTTCTTGTGTATAACGGTGATGACGTTGAGTTTCACCCTTATTACGGTGATGTTTTCCGGTTGCACCCTGTATACGGAAAGCAATATCATTGTGGAAGTAAAACCTCTGAGCACCCACACTTCCGGCTTCCCTGCTCTTTCTAGGTGTCCATGATGGCGGTGGATGAGATGTACGGGGATGTTCCTCTCTTGGTGAAGGACCGATACTGGAATGACTCAGACCCTCGTCCGCCATACACCGCCGCCACTATATTCCAGAAACATCAACCGTCCTTCCAGGGATCGACGTTTGATATGGCGTAAGTAACCCCGATCCTCCTCTCCTTAAATTACTTTCTCTCTGTTTTGCCCTTTGGTGGCTGATGAGACAGATTTCCTCATGGCTTTCCCTCTCGTGTCTATGGGAACAGGGGAACCCTTTAGAAAACATTGAACAATATATATTGTTTGGGGTGCTGAAGGCTTACATAAAATTCTGCTTTTGCTGCCTTTTTATTACATGTTGGAGCATTCCAGGTGTATATATTACCTTTTCATCAGCATTTCTAGATTATTGTTTTACTGCAGACCCAAAGCACCATTTGTGCTGGTCTGATACGTCTGTATTGCTCATTGTGAATCTAAGGACATTGTTGTTGTCTCTCCTACTCAATCAGGCTGGCTAAGGAAGACATGCAGTACCAACCTCTTTCTGACATTGAGGAGATGACTGAAGAAACAATCACCCATCCATTCCCTCTCCTGAGCCGCCTGCTCCCTGGCGTGGGGGCCTCTCCGCTGTCTTCCTCTGCCGCTCTCGCCCCGCCGTTTGTTGCACCAGGAAGCTGTATGACGCTGCTCAGGCGATCTACCATCTCTGCCTCTGAGTCTTCTGACAGCCTCTACCAGGAGGAACCTGAAGACCCAACGTGCACAGAGACTCTACCGCATCCCGAGACCAGATTACCCGATGTCCCGCTTCAGAGACTGTTCCTTGTAGAGACAGTCTGTCCATTGGACACCCCAAATGAGCCCAGATCTTCCGTTGCGGATTATTATCCGGAAACTCAAGATGGGGGATCCAGTGCTCCGTGCGAGGCCTTTGAAAATGTAATCTTAATGAACAAAGAGTTCACCTAGTCGGGGGCAGGGGGCAGATTGCAGTTGTCTTTGAACTGATGAAAATGTAGACACATGCACACAAGACACAGCCCTTTGTTACTATTGCAAAAGCTCTGCATGATCTTATAGCCTGGCGTTTCTCTCTACACCGATCCCTCAAGGCATTACCAGACAAGCCTTTATTGCTCCTGCACATGGTTATAATACTTAGATTTTACTTACGCTGCCATTCCTTTtagggttatttttatttttttaatatttttataattaaaacaACTTCGTTGCTGCTGTGTAAAACTGTTGGAAATGTCTTGGTTGATTAATTatgaagggaggggggcatgAAAGTAAGAGTTTTATAAACTTTCTATTTGTATTAAAATGCGTTGAGTGTGAATAAGCCCCATCTCTAGTGTACCTGAGGCCTCCAATCAGCAGTGGGCATTTCCGAAGTACGAGTGGCAGCTTGTGGGCACCTGGCTGTCTGCCAGGACGCGTAGGCTTGTGGAGAGCGTTGGAGAAGCTGCGTGTAGAGGAGTCCGGGCGGGGCGGggcggggggggggtcctagAATAATGCAGGGATTGGTTTTCAATTTTACAGAGTGAGGTTATTGAAGCAAGATAAAGGGGTTGGAGGACACATTTGCAGGGgctgttttttccacacacggcCATTTTTAATTCACAAAACTAGATTGTTGGGCCAGTTTGGAGATGGAGTTTGCTATTCTTCTTATGGTGCCTGCTGTGTGCCTCCGTGTTGTAATTTGggaaatgtaattataaaaaacACTTCACACTCGTACAAAGTTTTCACCTGTGAGCAGGACAAATAGCCACAGTTCTGCTGCCCAATGTAACCCATGAGAAGTGAGCAAGTGAAATGGACATAGACTGCACGTAATGGGGATgatcatctttttattttttgtttgaaccAATATTCGCCCCCCGAGTTCAGTAGTTGTGATAGTGCCATGAGTGAGGCACGAGGCACGAGCCACATCTGTCCTCCAGGAGGTTAGATACTAAGGCAAAATGACAAACTTCTCATCCTTCAAGCCAAGACCCAAGGAAagcaattcactaggaattaatAGGCTGTGtttcttattaatgtttgctcaGCCCATTAAACAACTGCCTCTGCTGTAAGCAAGCCACGGGTATGCTATAGCATTCAGTGCTAGCAAGAAAAGGCCATCACAGGCCAGGTAGAGATTGCCCACAGACATGCCCTGTTGTAACGAGGGGGCATTTCTACACCCTTGCTCCCGTTTTATCGGACTAGAAAGGAAATCTGCCCCCGCTTGGTCTCGCCAGCAACGGACTGCCAATTTTTCCCCCAATTACCCGTGCTCAATCATGAATATCCTTAAAACCTGGGTGGGCCTGATCGCCGTATTGTGGGTTACGGTGTGTGGTTTATAAGACCACTCTTACATTTCAACATTCAGATACCGAGTAATGATCTCCATTGAGGCATTGAAGAAATCATGTTCAGTAAAGAAACGCGTTGGTTTCTCTGTTGAGCGCTGCTAATCGCATACTAAGATCGGAGCTTGGCTCGTGTGGTGTGAAGCTTAACTCTGATGCCTGGTGAAGGACTGGAAGTTGATTGCACTGCTGATGGGACCCTCTCTCTTCGGGAAGATTCCCAGTGGCTCTTCCCCATGTTTCTTAAATATTGCCTTGTAATGGTTGTATGTTGCAGATTTCTTATGTATAAGGCGCATTATTGTCAACAACTGAGAGGCTCGTCAAGTGTTTTCTTCAATCTTACAAATGCTGCTTGTCTGTGCTTCAGTGTGTGTGCCCACTGAAAGTGGGGTGACCTTAGCATATAACACTAACTTGTAGGCAATTACAATACAGATAACCTGGTAATTGCCCAAAGGGAATGGCTCTCGGAGTATAGATTTGTATTGTGTGTCTTTACCCATGTAATGTTATATGATTTAGCGTGGTGGGGTAATTGTTCTTAAAATACTTATCGCTCTACTAGTGAATTTAATCTAATTAAACCCTTACGTTCTTTATTCAGTGATTTGCCTGGGTGTGAAAATAATTACTCACATCCAATGCTATTGGGGGAGGGTGAGAGGCTGAAAAGGTAGCCCGATAAGTATTGTCTTGGTGCAGGAGTTATCTCTGGGTACACTCAACACTGATTGGTGCAGGCAAATAGCCACTAGGTGCCCTGGTTATCTTGCCGACATCTGGGGGTAATATTAGGCACAATCATTTTAGGATCAACTCCCACAGTAGAGATGCATCCACTTCAACCACAAATGCAAATTCTGGTTTAGGGTAGATGGGAATAGCAGCAGAGGTAAAGAGGGTTTTCAAATGCAAAAATGCAGCTTCCATATCGGGCCACCAGTTCAATGGAACATACTTCAGAGGAAGTTGATTGCTAGGAGCAATAATACTTCAGATTTATTGCAAAATTTCCAGAGAAGTTTGCAAACCCTGCAAATCTCTGTACTGCTCTCTCATTTTTTTGGGGAGATAGGCTATTCCAGTAAAGATTTCAGGCCATCACAAACTACTGCTAGAAATCCTGTAGGACATTGTTAATGAAGTTCTAGAATGTTGCAGGAGCATTACAGAGGATGAAGATCATTGCTAGATATTGATAGTACCCACGATGGCTCCAGTGCAATCTTTTCAATAACTGGGATCAATGGGAGAagaaattgttttttaacgtTAACATTTATTAAGTTCCCTGTAGACAATACATGAATGTAATGGCCTTGTCTTTAGCCTCCACAAAAAACAAGATTGGGCCCGTCGCAGAAGTTGAAGATCTGACACAGGTTTCAAATATCTTCTTCATGACGTATGCGTTAAGAACTTTATAACTCCGGTTAAACAAATAAATGGAACTGAAAGGTATTTCAGGTCCTGGCGGAAGTTCAATGGGAAATTCATATATGGGATATGCGGAAGAAGGTGGTCCGCATTCTTAATCGCAGACATCTTGAAGCGCATGGTACAGAGGAAGCAACCTATCTATTTCTGCAATTGTGAAGGGCATAAGAGGATGCCACAGGACAGCAGTTTAGGTAACAATATTCAGAGGTCAACGCCCTCATCTCTCAATTAAGGGGGGGATTGCGAGTCACACACCAAGGACAACAGGAAACGGTGAGCTCAGATGGTTAAGCAGCATTGACGACTCCAGCAGGTCTGATTCACGACAGAACAGTGAAGTTCAGAGGTGAACCATCCTGTTTCCATTATCCTAAACGATGATTTGAATTTGGACAGGATGTCCAAACTCTAGGTCTATCAAATTGGCTCAAGTACCAGAATCAATCATAGTAGAAATCATGTGTTTACTGTCTAATAATCATTTGGCAGCAAGAAATGAAGATGAATcatggaaaatgtatttttatcttcCTGAAACGTAGACAGCGGAGAATGTGGAATGGACAGAATTATTTTGGTTGTGCAAGTTCCAGGAAGAGTTTATTCTATTGTAATCTGCAGTTTGTGCCACCCCGTCACCTGTTAGGATaataaggggccgattcaattagcCGCTAATTTTCGTAGTAACCTTGCGGCTATGTTTCCGCG
This genomic interval carries:
- the BEST2 gene encoding bestrophin-2a isoform X1, yielding MTVTYTARVANARFGGFYKLLLLWRGSIYKLLYKEFIVFCILFLALSITYRLLLTEDQRLCFEKVSLYCNNYANLIPVSFVLGFYVTLVVNRWWHQYLSMPLPDRVMCAISATVQGSDERGRMYRRTLMRYCSLSGLLILRSVSTAAFKRFPTIDHVVEAGFMTRHERKKFENLRSSYNKYWVPCVWFCSLAAQARKEGRVLDDHAYKMLIEELNAFRGNCGMLFHYDWISIPLVYTQVVTIAVYSYFLTCLIGRQFLDPSKGYKGHDLDLYIPIFTLLQFFFYAGWLKVAEQLINPFGEDDDDFETNFLIDRNFQVSMMAVDEMYGDVPLLVKDRYWNDSDPRPPYTAATIFQKHQPSFQGSTFDMALAKEDMQYQPLSDIEEMTEETITHPFPLLSRLLPGVGASPLSSSAALAPPFVAPGSCMTLLRRSTISASESSDSLYQEEPEDPTCTETLPHPETRLPDVPLQRLFLVETVCPLDTPNEPRSSVADYYPETQDGGSSAPCEAFENVILMNKEFT
- the BEST2 gene encoding bestrophin-2a isoform X2 → MPLPDRVMCAISATVQGSDERGRMYRRTLMRYCSLSGLLILRSVSTAAFKRFPTIDHVVEAGFMTRHERKKFENLRSSYNKYWVPCVWFCSLAAQARKEGRVLDDHAYKMLIEELNAFRGNCGMLFHYDWISIPLVYTQVVTIAVYSYFLTCLIGRQFLDPSKGYKGHDLDLYIPIFTLLQFFFYAGWLKVAEQLINPFGEDDDDFETNFLIDRNFQVSMMAVDEMYGDVPLLVKDRYWNDSDPRPPYTAATIFQKHQPSFQGSTFDMALAKEDMQYQPLSDIEEMTEETITHPFPLLSRLLPGVGASPLSSSAALAPPFVAPGSCMTLLRRSTISASESSDSLYQEEPEDPTCTETLPHPETRLPDVPLQRLFLVETVCPLDTPNEPRSSVADYYPETQDGGSSAPCEAFENVILMNKEFT